One Natronomonas moolapensis 8.8.11 genomic region harbors:
- a CDS encoding histone deacetylase family protein, with the protein MKFGYREICLEHDTGPRHPETADRIRAIRQGMARRHGVEYREGFLADRDAIEAVHDDEYVADVEAFCDDGGGTWDADTVAVEETWEAALASAGLACWAVDEALDGADGRATPFSIGRPPGHHAEFDEAMGFCFFNNAAVAAQRAIDRDGTGVDRAIIFDWDVHHGNGTQNIFYDQDDVFYASAHEQGLFPGTGDVDETGGPDAEQTILNAPLPGGSGDEEYAAFLDDLLAPAMERFDPDLFIVSAGFDAHRHDPISRMRVSTEGYGYMTDRVRSIADAHDAALAFVLEGGYGLDALSESVGMVHEVFDGREPVVPEGDVSAKAEGVIEDVRDAHDL; encoded by the coding sequence ATGAAGTTTGGTTACCGCGAGATCTGTCTGGAACACGATACCGGCCCGCGGCATCCGGAGACGGCCGACCGGATTCGGGCGATCAGACAGGGGATGGCACGGCGCCACGGCGTCGAGTACCGCGAGGGGTTCCTCGCCGACCGCGACGCCATCGAGGCGGTCCACGACGACGAGTACGTCGCCGACGTGGAGGCGTTTTGCGACGACGGCGGCGGCACCTGGGACGCCGACACGGTCGCCGTCGAGGAGACGTGGGAGGCCGCGTTGGCGTCGGCCGGACTCGCCTGCTGGGCCGTCGACGAAGCGCTCGACGGGGCCGACGGCCGGGCGACCCCCTTCTCGATCGGCCGACCGCCGGGCCACCACGCCGAGTTCGACGAGGCGATGGGGTTTTGTTTCTTCAACAACGCCGCCGTCGCCGCCCAGCGGGCGATCGATCGAGACGGGACTGGCGTCGACCGGGCGATCATCTTCGATTGGGACGTCCACCACGGCAACGGTACCCAGAACATCTTCTACGATCAAGACGACGTCTTCTACGCGTCCGCCCACGAGCAGGGGCTGTTCCCCGGGACCGGAGACGTCGACGAGACCGGCGGCCCGGACGCCGAACAGACGATCCTCAACGCTCCACTCCCCGGCGGGAGCGGCGACGAGGAGTACGCCGCGTTCCTCGATGACCTCCTCGCCCCCGCGATGGAACGGTTCGACCCCGATCTGTTCATCGTCAGCGCCGGGTTCGACGCCCACCGCCACGATCCCATCTCGCGGATGCGCGTCTCGACCGAGGGGTATGGATATATGACGGACCGCGTCCGATCGATCGCGGACGCCCACGACGCCGCACTCGCGTTCGTCCTCGAGGGCGGGTACGGCCTCGACGCGCTCTCGGAGTCCGTTGGAATGGTCCACGAGGTCTTCGACGGCCGCGAACCCGTGGTTCCCGAGGGGGACGTCTCCGCGAAAGCCGAAGGCGTCATCGAGGACGTCCGGGACGCCCACGATCTCTGA
- a CDS encoding histone, producing MSVELPFAPVDTVIRRNAGQLRVSAEAAEELARRIQARGAELAEAAAQRATEDGRKTLMAEDFDAPIVDKDRLELPIAPIDRIARLDIDDRYRVSMNARIALTGELESYADTVATAAATLARHADRRTVKADDITTYYELEPYFE from the coding sequence ATGAGCGTCGAGTTACCGTTCGCCCCGGTCGATACGGTCATCCGACGGAACGCCGGGCAGCTGCGCGTCAGCGCCGAAGCCGCCGAGGAGCTCGCCCGACGAATCCAGGCTCGCGGGGCCGAACTGGCCGAGGCGGCCGCCCAGCGAGCCACGGAGGACGGCCGGAAGACCCTGATGGCGGAGGATTTCGACGCTCCGATCGTCGACAAGGACCGCCTCGAGCTCCCGATCGCGCCGATCGACCGGATCGCGAGACTCGACATCGACGACCGATACCGGGTCTCGATGAACGCCCGGATCGCCCTCACGGGCGAGCTCGAATCGTACGCCGACACCGTCGCCACCGCGGCCGCCACCCTGGCCCGGCACGCCGACCGACGGACAGTCAAGGCCGACGACATCACCACCTACTACGAATTAGAACCGTACTTCGAATGA
- a CDS encoding zinc metalloprotease produces MELSRRGAIAGAAVALAGCSGVQSEVDEQAEAVLGPDEHPFAGATTITVTDRSGGDHDVSALAATAAAYWNEHATEYAGFDVSFNIGDGSPDIELVFLDRRAELEGCQEHASAEVLGCSPLLRAEHRPERPVTIEVVAGGRPYGDVRITTKHELGHALGLGHDDDPGHIMSDSIEDRLPAYERRVDVLDTFGNAWAGRNEGAREYERAVERWNDERFAESVPAFEASAERYREATESVATAGELAAAFEGMDRPETVDREGLRESIRNAGEWAALAVERSSLMADAASARADGDVGTAREHRAEAQERDGRLRDAGFPAPIVVADALGLGRKGLRPGMDGPTEGE; encoded by the coding sequence ATGGAGTTGAGTCGGCGTGGGGCGATCGCGGGGGCGGCCGTCGCGCTCGCGGGGTGTTCCGGCGTGCAAAGCGAGGTCGACGAGCAGGCCGAGGCCGTTCTCGGCCCGGACGAACACCCGTTCGCCGGGGCGACGACGATCACGGTCACGGACCGAAGCGGGGGCGACCACGACGTGTCGGCCCTCGCGGCGACGGCGGCGGCGTACTGGAACGAGCACGCGACCGAGTACGCGGGCTTCGACGTGTCGTTCAACATCGGTGACGGGTCGCCCGACATCGAACTCGTCTTTCTCGACCGGCGAGCCGAACTCGAGGGGTGTCAAGAACACGCCTCGGCGGAGGTGCTCGGCTGTTCGCCCCTGTTGCGCGCCGAACACCGTCCCGAACGCCCGGTGACGATCGAAGTCGTCGCGGGCGGTCGTCCCTACGGGGACGTCCGGATCACGACGAAACACGAACTCGGCCACGCGCTCGGACTCGGACACGACGACGACCCTGGACACATCATGTCGGACAGCATCGAGGATCGGCTTCCGGCGTACGAACGCCGCGTCGACGTGCTCGATACGTTCGGAAACGCTTGGGCCGGGCGCAACGAAGGGGCCCGCGAGTACGAGCGGGCGGTCGAGCGCTGGAACGACGAGCGCTTCGCCGAGTCGGTGCCTGCCTTCGAAGCCTCGGCGGAGCGCTACCGCGAGGCCACGGAGTCGGTGGCGACCGCGGGGGAGTTGGCGGCGGCGTTCGAGGGGATGGATCGGCCCGAAACCGTCGATCGCGAGGGACTCCGGGAATCGATCCGGAACGCCGGCGAATGGGCCGCCCTCGCGGTCGAGCGGTCGTCGCTGATGGCTGATGCCGCGTCCGCGAGGGCCGACGGCGACGTCGGAACGGCACGGGAACACAGAGCGGAGGCACAAGAACGCGACGGGCGGCTTCGTGACGCCGGGTTCCCGGCACCGATCGTCGTCGCGGACGCGCTGGGGTTGGGTCGAAAGGGGCTACGGCCCGGCATGGACGGACCGACAGAAGGGGAGTGA
- a CDS encoding DEAD/DEAH box helicase, protein MATASGETEYIEGPLLADGLLERRNYQLSLAETAASDHTLVCLPTGLGKTAVSLLVTAERLAEHGGTSLLLAPTKPLVQQHAAFYREALSVDDDDIVVFTGAVRPDDRAALWESTRVVCATPQVIENDLVGNRISLSDVTHLTVDECHRATGNYAYNYIADRYHADAETPLVTGMSASPGGDKEEILTVCDNLGLCDVAVMTEDDADVAAHTHDTDVEWERIELPDTVIEIRDALNDVISERLHKLKGLGVTNSTDPSMSQSQLNAIRAKLQELINNDSSEGYKGMSAHAEIMKLRRAVELVETQSVESLRRYFERQREDAKSSGASKASQRFVSDPRVKEAMRRAEAFDDLHPKFRRARILLAQTLGIEDGERVIVFTESRDTAETLTAFLGEHFSTRRFVGQGDKEGSDGMTQTEQKDTLDAFRNGEFEVLVSTSVAEEGLDVPDVDLVLFYEPVPKGIRSIQRKGRTGRASDGRVVVLLAEDTRDEAFFWISRNEEKRMEKELRKLKDLEGEIESEIRTQVGIDEFDAPDGAGAAAGRNGSGDAGAAADPDETGPTGTDTETDARDQAGLADFAGTAPDATPDDRTPSNGAGPAPDGPDSGPDAPESAVAEPAAEGVEVVADQRELDAHIARDLSTREGIETRLETLEVGDYVLSDRVVVERKAVEDFLETLVGGDRSLFEQVGAAARHYARPVVIIEGERLYEARNVHPNAIRGAIASLAVDFGASVLRTTDADDTADLLEVIARREQETDDRSVSVHGEKGGKTLAEQQEYVVGAVAEVGPVTARALLAHFGSVEAVMGATEEELLAVDGVGEVTADRIRTVTASPYPEG, encoded by the coding sequence ATGGCGACAGCCTCCGGCGAAACGGAGTACATCGAGGGACCGCTCCTCGCCGACGGCCTGCTCGAGAGACGAAACTACCAGCTCAGCCTGGCCGAGACCGCGGCCTCGGATCACACGCTCGTCTGTCTGCCGACCGGGCTCGGGAAGACGGCCGTCAGCCTGCTCGTCACCGCCGAGCGGCTGGCCGAGCACGGCGGCACGTCGTTGCTCCTCGCGCCGACGAAGCCACTCGTCCAACAGCACGCTGCGTTCTACCGCGAGGCGCTCTCGGTCGACGACGACGACATTGTCGTCTTCACTGGCGCGGTTCGCCCCGACGACCGCGCTGCTCTCTGGGAATCCACACGGGTCGTCTGTGCGACGCCGCAGGTGATCGAAAACGACCTCGTCGGCAACCGCATTTCGCTTTCGGACGTGACGCATCTCACCGTCGACGAGTGTCACCGCGCGACCGGCAACTACGCCTACAACTACATCGCCGACCGCTACCACGCCGACGCCGAAACGCCGCTCGTCACCGGGATGAGCGCCTCCCCCGGCGGCGACAAAGAGGAGATCCTGACCGTCTGTGACAACCTCGGACTGTGCGACGTGGCGGTCATGACCGAAGACGACGCCGACGTGGCCGCCCACACCCACGACACCGACGTCGAGTGGGAGCGCATCGAACTCCCCGACACCGTCATCGAGATCCGCGACGCGCTCAACGACGTGATCTCCGAGCGGCTGCACAAACTGAAGGGCCTCGGCGTGACGAACTCGACGGATCCGAGTATGTCCCAATCGCAGCTCAACGCGATCCGAGCGAAGCTCCAAGAGCTGATCAACAACGACAGCTCGGAGGGGTACAAGGGAATGAGCGCGCACGCCGAGATCATGAAGCTCCGGCGGGCCGTCGAGCTGGTCGAGACCCAAAGCGTCGAGTCGTTGCGGCGGTACTTCGAGCGCCAACGCGAGGACGCCAAATCCTCGGGGGCGTCGAAGGCCAGCCAGCGCTTCGTCAGCGACCCCCGGGTCAAGGAGGCGATGCGCCGCGCGGAGGCGTTCGACGACCTTCACCCGAAGTTCCGCCGGGCCCGCATCCTGCTCGCGCAGACGCTTGGGATTGAGGACGGCGAACGGGTCATCGTCTTCACCGAGTCCCGCGACACCGCGGAGACGCTGACGGCGTTCCTCGGCGAGCACTTCTCGACGCGCCGGTTCGTCGGCCAGGGGGACAAAGAGGGCTCCGACGGCATGACCCAGACCGAACAGAAGGACACCCTCGACGCGTTCCGGAACGGCGAGTTCGAGGTGCTGGTCTCGACGTCGGTCGCCGAGGAGGGTCTCGACGTCCCGGACGTCGACCTCGTCCTGTTTTACGAGCCGGTGCCGAAGGGCATCCGTTCGATCCAGCGGAAGGGGCGAACCGGGCGGGCCAGCGACGGCCGCGTGGTCGTGCTCCTCGCCGAGGACACCCGCGACGAGGCGTTCTTTTGGATCTCGCGCAACGAGGAAAAGCGGATGGAAAAGGAACTCCGGAAGCTGAAGGACCTCGAAGGGGAGATCGAATCGGAGATCCGAACCCAGGTCGGGATCGACGAGTTTGACGCCCCCGACGGCGCGGGTGCGGCCGCCGGCCGGAACGGGAGCGGGGACGCCGGAGCCGCCGCGGACCCCGACGAAACGGGTCCCACCGGCACCGACACCGAGACCGACGCGCGCGATCAGGCCGGGCTCGCCGACTTCGCCGGGACAGCCCCGGACGCCACCCCCGACGACCGGACGCCGTCGAACGGAGCGGGGCCGGCTCCCGACGGACCGGATTCCGGGCCGGACGCCCCGGAGTCGGCGGTCGCCGAACCGGCGGCCGAAGGGGTCGAGGTCGTCGCCGACCAGCGCGAACTCGACGCCCACATCGCCCGCGACCTCTCGACCCGGGAGGGGATCGAAACGCGGCTCGAGACGCTCGAGGTCGGCGACTACGTCCTCTCGGATCGGGTCGTTGTCGAGCGCAAGGCGGTCGAGGACTTCCTCGAGACGCTCGTCGGCGGCGACCGGTCGCTGTTCGAGCAGGTCGGCGCGGCCGCCCGCCACTACGCCCGGCCGGTCGTGATCATCGAGGGCGAGCGCCTCTACGAGGCCCGGAACGTCCACCCGAACGCGATCCGGGGCGCGATCGCCTCGCTCGCGGTCGATTTCGGCGCGAGCGTCCTCCGGACGACCGACGCCGACGACACCGCCGACCTGCTCGAGGTGATCGCCCGCCGAGAGCAGGAGACCGACGACCGGAGCGTCTCGGTCCACGGCGAGAAGGGTGGCAAGACGCTGGCGGAACAACAGGAGTACGTTGTCGGGGCGGTCGCCGAGGTCGGCCCCGTCACGGCGCGGGCGCTCTTGGCGCACTTCGGCAGCGTCGAGGCTGTCATGGGCGCGACGGAAGAAGAGCTCCTCGCGGTCGATGGCGTCGGCGAGGTGACGGCCGACCGGATCCGAACGGTGACCGCGAGCCCCTACCCCGAAGGGTGA
- the glyS gene encoding glycine--tRNA ligase: MSETAALAELAKRRGFFFASNGAYGGTAGFYTYGPEGAALKRNLEDSWRDLFVRELGNVELEAPTVMPEAVFEASGHLDGFDDMIVECAACGATHRADHLVEDAVADVEDAEALGTERVGELVAEHDIVCPLCGAALADEPIEAFNLMFGTNIGPGSASPGYLRPETAQGIFVEFPRLKEYARNQLPFGVAQIGRAYRNEISPRRALVRVREFTQAELEHFIDPERDDPPIERVADVEVPLYSASAQNADDGGVETHTVRSALEAGILESEWVAYYLGRAMAFYERIGIDMDRFRYRQHLAGERAHYAADCWDAETELGGNWIEVTGFAYRSDYDLSKHGEYSEDSFTLFRQYDEPKTVERAVVDPDMSYLGPEFGGDAAAIAEALEALVGRDRPAFDGDEVGVELDGECYTVPVEKTGFAVEERTEAGEHITPHVVEPSFGVDRLVYSVLIHALETDTVDGEERSFLELPASMAPTTVAVFPLMTKDGLGDRARSIADRLRAEGFEVSYDDTGNIGRRYRRQDEVGTPYCVTVDYETQEDDTVTIRERDSTTQTRVPTAKLPEAIRRLVDGATLSAL, encoded by the coding sequence ATGAGCGAGACGGCGGCTCTCGCCGAACTCGCGAAGCGCCGCGGGTTCTTTTTCGCCTCCAACGGGGCGTACGGCGGCACCGCCGGCTTCTACACGTACGGTCCGGAGGGCGCGGCGCTCAAGCGAAACCTCGAGGACTCCTGGCGCGATCTGTTCGTCCGCGAGCTCGGCAACGTCGAACTCGAAGCGCCGACGGTGATGCCCGAGGCGGTGTTCGAGGCCTCCGGGCACCTCGACGGCTTCGACGACATGATCGTCGAGTGCGCCGCGTGCGGCGCCACCCACCGCGCCGACCACCTCGTCGAGGACGCGGTCGCCGACGTCGAGGACGCCGAGGCGCTCGGGACCGAACGGGTCGGCGAACTCGTCGCCGAACACGACATCGTCTGCCCGTTGTGTGGCGCCGCCCTCGCCGACGAGCCAATCGAGGCGTTCAACCTCATGTTCGGGACGAACATCGGCCCCGGATCGGCCTCCCCCGGCTACCTCCGCCCCGAGACGGCACAGGGGATCTTCGTCGAGTTCCCCCGCCTGAAGGAGTACGCCAGAAACCAACTCCCCTTCGGCGTCGCCCAGATCGGGCGGGCCTACCGGAACGAGATCTCCCCCCGGCGGGCACTGGTCCGCGTCCGGGAGTTCACCCAGGCCGAACTCGAACACTTCATCGACCCCGAACGCGACGACCCCCCGATCGAACGGGTCGCGGACGTCGAGGTGCCGCTGTACTCCGCCTCCGCGCAGAACGCCGACGACGGCGGCGTCGAAACCCACACCGTCCGGTCGGCGCTCGAGGCGGGCATCCTCGAGAGCGAGTGGGTCGCGTACTACCTCGGGCGGGCGATGGCGTTCTACGAGCGGATCGGGATCGACATGGACCGGTTCCGGTACCGACAACACCTCGCCGGCGAGCGGGCCCACTACGCCGCCGACTGTTGGGACGCCGAGACCGAACTCGGCGGCAACTGGATCGAGGTGACCGGCTTCGCCTACCGGTCGGACTACGATCTCTCGAAACACGGCGAGTATTCCGAGGACTCGTTTACCCTCTTTCGGCAGTATGACGAGCCGAAGACCGTCGAGCGCGCGGTCGTCGATCCGGACATGAGCTATCTCGGCCCGGAGTTCGGCGGCGACGCGGCCGCGATCGCCGAGGCACTCGAGGCGCTCGTCGGCCGGGACCGGCCGGCGTTCGACGGCGACGAGGTCGGCGTCGAACTCGACGGCGAGTGCTACACCGTCCCCGTCGAGAAGACCGGCTTCGCCGTCGAGGAACGGACGGAGGCGGGCGAGCACATCACCCCACACGTCGTCGAACCCTCTTTCGGCGTCGACCGTCTCGTCTACAGCGTCTTGATCCACGCCCTTGAGACCGACACCGTGGACGGCGAGGAGCGGTCGTTCCTCGAACTCCCGGCGTCGATGGCCCCGACGACGGTCGCCGTCTTCCCGCTGATGACGAAGGACGGCCTCGGCGACCGCGCCCGCTCGATCGCCGATCGGCTCCGCGCGGAGGGCTTCGAGGTCAGCTACGACGACACCGGGAACATCGGGCGGCGCTATCGCCGACAGGACGAGGTCGGGACGCCCTACTGCGTCACCGTCGACTACGAGACCCAAGAGGACGACACCGTGACGATCCGAGAGCGGGACTCGACGACACAGACCCGCGTGCCGACGGCGAAGCTTCCCGAAGCGATCCGCCGCCTCGTCGACGGGGCAACGCTGTCGGCGCTGTGA
- a CDS encoding CBS domain-containing protein, translated as MNVADAMTPRSDVVTVEIPGTRGDVLEYLQDRGFSSVPVIRIDDDGEQFRGLVTRGSLIEQPDEDQLALLTREVPTITRSASLTDLAELVLDSGERRVPVVEDGELLGIVTVTDMVRAIAEGESDGETTVGGLATREINTVYQATPLPVAERELSYADVAYAVVLDDDGRQTGMLTEVDIIEVAHVVQGESDPGDAVANQDDEWMWEGIKAVGSRSIPTLNVEIPSTAVSEFMSEDLITVPKTRTARETAQSMLSNDIEQIPLLSGDELVGIVRDVDLLEALV; from the coding sequence ATGAACGTTGCAGACGCGATGACGCCGCGGTCTGATGTGGTCACCGTCGAGATTCCGGGGACCCGCGGGGACGTACTCGAGTATCTGCAGGACCGTGGGTTTTCGTCGGTTCCCGTGATCCGGATCGACGACGACGGCGAACAGTTTCGCGGCCTCGTCACCAGGGGCTCGCTCATCGAACAGCCCGACGAGGACCAACTGGCCTTGCTCACCCGCGAGGTCCCGACGATTACCCGGTCGGCCTCGCTGACCGACCTCGCCGAACTCGTCCTCGACTCCGGCGAGCGTCGGGTCCCCGTGGTCGAGGACGGCGAACTCCTCGGCATCGTCACCGTCACCGACATGGTTCGGGCCATCGCCGAGGGCGAATCCGATGGCGAGACGACCGTCGGCGGGCTGGCGACGCGGGAGATCAACACGGTGTACCAGGCCACGCCGCTACCGGTCGCCGAGCGGGAGCTCTCCTATGCCGACGTCGCCTACGCCGTCGTCCTCGACGACGACGGCAGACAGACTGGGATGCTCACCGAGGTCGACATCATCGAGGTCGCCCACGTCGTCCAGGGCGAGTCCGACCCCGGCGACGCCGTCGCGAACCAGGACGACGAGTGGATGTGGGAGGGGATCAAAGCCGTCGGCAGTCGGTCGATCCCGACGCTGAACGTCGAGATTCCCTCGACCGCGGTCTCGGAGTTCATGAGCGAGGACCTCATCACGGTCCCGAAGACCCGGACCGCACGCGAGACCGCCCAGTCGATGCTGTCGAACGACATCGAGCAGATCCCGCTGCTCTCGGGTGACGAACTCGTCGGCATCGTCCGGGACGTCGACCTTCTGGAGGCGCTCGTATGA
- a CDS encoding single-stranded DNA binding protein: MGAIEDVYEDLDADVSEEEFREAVEAKVEQMGGLADEETAAMLIAHDLDGGEVETIADIEAGLEEVKFLGKVTGVGELRTFERDGEDDSDGHVLNLDVADESGAVRVALWDEDAVAAAEEIDAGDVFRIKGRPKDGYNGVEVSADRLEPDEEADIDVDVGGRVTADSLSMGQSDVNFRGVVLDTDSVRTFDRDDGTEGRVSNLTLGDETGRVRVTLWDERADAAEELAAGESVEVVDGYVREREGSLELHVGSRSEINELDEAVEFVPDATDIADIEIGQTVDIAGVVRSADPTRTFDRDDGSEGQVRNVRVQDTTDDIRVALWGEKADLGLGPGDEVFCADVEIQEGWQDNLEASAGWRSTVAVVDGAEPDRGSESAGLDQFGDGQSAGGSSGGASSGEIADADSKTDEDGGHDDPETFTGTVVQPGDPVILDSGEETVRVETDTDVHLGEELTVRGRRDGDTFHADDVF, from the coding sequence ATGGGCGCCATCGAGGACGTATACGAGGACCTCGACGCCGACGTCTCCGAGGAGGAGTTCCGTGAGGCCGTCGAAGCGAAGGTCGAACAGATGGGCGGACTCGCCGACGAGGAGACGGCGGCGATGCTCATCGCCCACGACCTCGACGGGGGCGAAGTCGAGACGATCGCCGACATCGAAGCCGGGCTCGAGGAGGTGAAGTTCCTCGGCAAGGTCACCGGCGTCGGGGAGTTGCGGACGTTCGAGCGCGACGGCGAGGACGATTCGGACGGACATGTTTTGAACCTCGACGTCGCCGATGAGTCCGGAGCGGTCCGGGTCGCGCTGTGGGACGAGGACGCGGTCGCCGCGGCGGAGGAGATCGACGCCGGCGACGTCTTCCGGATCAAGGGCCGGCCGAAGGACGGCTACAACGGCGTCGAGGTCAGCGCCGACCGCCTCGAACCCGACGAGGAGGCCGATATCGACGTCGACGTCGGTGGGCGCGTGACCGCGGACTCGCTGTCGATGGGCCAGTCCGACGTGAACTTCAGGGGCGTCGTCCTCGACACCGATTCCGTTCGGACGTTCGATCGGGACGACGGGACCGAAGGCCGGGTGTCGAACCTCACGCTGGGCGACGAGACGGGGCGGGTCCGGGTGACGCTGTGGGACGAGCGCGCCGACGCTGCCGAGGAACTCGCTGCCGGCGAGAGCGTCGAGGTCGTCGACGGCTACGTCCGCGAGCGCGAGGGCTCGCTCGAACTCCACGTCGGCTCGCGCAGCGAGATCAACGAACTCGACGAGGCCGTCGAGTTCGTCCCCGACGCGACCGACATCGCCGATATCGAGATCGGCCAGACCGTCGATATCGCCGGCGTCGTCCGCTCGGCGGACCCGACGCGGACCTTCGACCGCGACGACGGTAGCGAGGGACAGGTCCGGAACGTCCGCGTCCAGGACACGACGGACGATATCCGAGTCGCGCTGTGGGGCGAGAAAGCCGACCTCGGCCTCGGCCCCGGCGACGAGGTGTTCTGCGCCGACGTGGAGATCCAGGAAGGCTGGCAGGACAACCTCGAGGCCTCCGCGGGGTGGCGCTCGACGGTCGCCGTCGTCGACGGCGCGGAGCCGGATCGCGGCTCGGAGTCGGCCGGGCTCGATCAGTTCGGCGACGGCCAGTCGGCGGGCGGGTCGTCGGGCGGCGCTTCCTCGGGCGAGATCGCGGACGCCGACAGTAAAACGGACGAGGACGGCGGCCACGACGACCCCGAGACGTTCACCGGCACCGTCGTCCAGCCCGGCGATCCGGTCATCCTCGACAGCGGCGAGGAGACGGTCCGCGTCGAAACCGACACCGACGTTCACCTCGGCGAAGAACTCACCGTCCGGGGCCGTCGCGACGGCGATACCTTCCACGCGGACGACGTATTTTAA
- the cca gene encoding CCA tRNA nucleotidyltransferase, with the protein MSFESVVGEIRDRVVPETSEVESLESAVEALTGRAEAAIADLPVSAETELVGSTARGTWLAGDRDIDLFVQFPPSLERDELERYGLEVGHAVLPAGHEEFAEHPYVKGQYREFDVDCVPCYAVEDASEIRSAVDRTPFHTAYLSDRIGPVADDVRVAKAFLSGIGTYGSDLRTKGFSGFLTELLVLEYGGFEAFVGAVADWSPPIRLDLESHGDRSFDDPLVVVDPTDPGRNVAAVCSPRNVARTIHHARALEADPSMEPFEPRKREPLSTVEVRAAIDERGTAPVAVRFPTPDIVDDQLYPQLEKSLGGVEGTLDRAGFAPMRSARFADTEESALFVECAVGRLPAVVRHGGPPVGVREHAEGFYESYRDDEVVGPYVDREGRYAVERAREAQTPAELLEATLFDVSLGPHVESALEADREVLAGEAVATLAERFGSELAAYFDPKP; encoded by the coding sequence ATGTCGTTCGAATCGGTCGTCGGGGAGATCCGCGATCGCGTCGTCCCCGAGACCTCGGAGGTCGAGTCCCTCGAGTCGGCCGTCGAGGCGCTCACCGGGCGCGCGGAGGCGGCGATCGCGGACCTACCGGTGTCTGCGGAGACGGAACTCGTCGGGTCGACGGCCCGCGGAACCTGGCTCGCCGGAGACCGAGACATCGACCTCTTCGTGCAGTTTCCCCCGTCGCTCGAACGGGACGAACTCGAGCGGTACGGTCTCGAGGTCGGTCACGCGGTGCTCCCGGCGGGCCACGAGGAGTTCGCAGAACACCCCTACGTCAAGGGACAGTACCGGGAGTTCGACGTGGACTGCGTCCCGTGTTACGCCGTCGAGGACGCCAGCGAGATCCGGTCGGCGGTCGACCGGACGCCGTTCCACACGGCGTATCTGTCCGACCGGATCGGCCCCGTCGCCGACGACGTCCGGGTCGCGAAGGCGTTTCTGTCGGGCATCGGCACGTACGGCAGCGACCTCCGGACGAAGGGGTTCTCCGGCTTTCTGACCGAGTTGCTCGTGTTGGAGTACGGCGGCTTCGAGGCGTTCGTCGGAGCGGTCGCCGACTGGTCGCCCCCGATCCGTCTCGACCTGGAGAGCCACGGGGACCGGTCGTTCGACGATCCGCTCGTCGTCGTCGACCCGACCGACCCCGGGCGCAACGTCGCGGCGGTCTGTTCGCCCCGAAACGTCGCGCGGACGATCCACCACGCTCGTGCCCTCGAGGCCGACCCGAGTATGGAGCCGTTCGAACCCCGAAAGCGTGAGCCTCTATCGACCGTCGAGGTTCGGGCGGCGATCGACGAGCGCGGGACCGCGCCGGTCGCGGTCCGGTTTCCGACCCCCGATATCGTCGACGACCAACTGTACCCACAACTGGAGAAATCCCTCGGCGGGGTCGAGGGCACACTGGATCGCGCCGGCTTCGCGCCGATGCGGAGCGCCCGGTTCGCCGACACCGAGGAGTCGGCGCTGTTCGTCGAGTGCGCCGTCGGACGACTCCCCGCAGTCGTCCGGCACGGCGGGCCGCCGGTCGGCGTCAGGGAGCACGCCGAGGGGTTCTACGAGTCCTACCGCGACGACGAGGTCGTCGGCCCCTACGTCGACCGCGAGGGGCGCTACGCCGTCGAGCGGGCGCGGGAGGCCCAAACGCCCGCGGAACTCCTCGAGGCGACGCTGTTCGATGTCTCGCTCGGCCCGCACGTCGAGTCGGCGCTCGAAGCCGACCGGGAGGTACTCGCGGGCGAGGCGGTCGCGACGCTGGCCGAGCGGTTCGGTTCGGAACTCGCGGCGTACTTCGACCCGAAGCCGTAG